The sequence CAAACCAATAACTTCACACGATGCTGACGTAATCAGAATGTCATATTTCATAGAGTAATGAAAAATGGGTCATTTAGGGCCTGTTTGGTAACGTTATTGTTCCCTGTTTCctatttatgatttcatttttttaagaaacggAGGTGTTTGGTAATGTTCTTTGtttctcgttctaaaaaaaaagtagaaacgtttctcattttataaggaattattgaaaaaaaaatagtttcttttgttccatttctcaattatttctattggtttcctttttcccaatttatttctatttgtttccttttcatcaattatttttattaatttctttttcatttttctcaattatttttattggttttctttttttttttctcaattatttttattggtttccttttcatttttctcaattatttttatttattttcttttcctttttctcaattatttttattgatttcattctcctgtttctcaattatttttattggtttccttttcatttttctcagttatttttatttattttcttttcctttttctcaattatttttattgatttcattttactgtttctcaattatttttattggtttccttttcctttttcttaattatttttattggtttttttcaattatttttattggtttcgttttcctttttctccatcattattatttgtttcatttttctttttcttaattatttttattggtttcattttcctctttatctccatcgtcttccCCAAATAACCATCCTCTTCCTCTGCACACCATCTTCCTCTTCGtctctcatcgtcttcctcttcgtcTCGGACTCTTCCTCTTTGCTAAATTGTTCCTCTTCGTTCGATCTATAGTTTTCGTCTTTCTATTTGCGCGGATCTGGGTTTTCGTTATGGGTTTTTCTCTAGAGTATCGTAGGTAGCAGAgttaaaaggttaaattttgttttgtttatttcaattctgaatactgaatatataataatttaaaattaatattacattctagatgtcacaaatatcgatgaggttgttgaaattgatggattaagaagtgagtcaatcatctaagagaaatgaccggagtgagagatgatattgTCAAACAAATTTcacaacatttgaaggatagatacaattttatgtttatgttattatttttattcgtgcatcggtacttcttcgtattaaatgaataagcttttgataattttattttttatgtttgatggatgaattatatttttgtttaatgtttaattgaagtagatgtgaaaaataaaaaataaatatagaagaaaatcagaaaacaaaaaaaaattatcaaacacattttttgtttctatttctttttttaagaaacagagAATGGAAACATTACCAAATTGACCTTATGGATTGGGTCCGTGCGAAGGGGCCAaacgaaaaagaagaaaaaagaaaaacccaaaCATTATTCATGTTTATCCAAAACTAACaaatgataattatatattggaGGAAAAGTTGAAGGGGGCATTTCAATGAATTAGGATTGTTAGTTTAATTTAGGCTGTATTAAATaaagcaaaaagaaagaagaaagtgaaaaaGAGGAATATCATAACCGCGCCCAGCCATTGACCAGTTTGGCCGCCTCCAAAATCCATTTCTATAAGAACACAATTCTTTTGATTGAACAGATTCAGAAGTAAATTCAGGCTGGTGGCAAGGGCCTTTGAGCTCGaggacgaagaagaagaagaagaagaagaagagtatTTATGGCGGCTTCGAAGCTCCAAGCATTGTGGAACCACCCTGCTGGCCCTAAAACCAGTTAGTTTGCTCGATCTTTCACAATTcatgttgtaattttttttttctttacggAGCAAATTGAAGTATGgtacctcttttttttttttatagtcttctattttttttcatacCATCTCATTTTCTAAGCAGAATTTGGGTCGCGATAGATCCATTTTCAATGTGATTGATTAATTGTAACCTTGCGATGCTCATTTTCTCGTGTATTATGTGGTCGGGTAGCCGATGATCATTGATTTTCAGATGGTTTGAAATGCAGATGAAGCTCAGATAGTTTTATAGAATGATTAGTCCAAAATCTGAAATGAGTATTTAGCAACTACTAGTCAGTCAACATGAAATTATGACATGGATGTGTGAATCGATTCTTTGGATTTAGTCCTATCACCTTAGTGTTTAGACCACATGCATAGCCCACATGTTTCTCGTGAATGATCTGGAGTGGAGGAAAAGATTACCTTTCGATTGGATATAGAGCTATTACCTTTGCGCAAGTTGAAAACATAATGATATCTCAAGGAGAGGCAAATAATCGAATCAGGAGATATGAGTCTCCATAGATCGTTTTCTGGACAAACTTTTCCCACCTATGAATCGTACTTCCTAAATATTCCTGTTAGGATGTGTTTTGATAGGGAATTGTGCTTgtgttcttttttcctttttcttttctttttttcttttttgagtgTCAGAGCTCGTTTACGTGCACTTCAACTAATCTCATGGGACAACTTGCTTGATCCTACAACATTTCGGTGTCAAGGAAACTTGTAAGATCTCCTTCTTAGCCCTTTACTTACAACTAGGTCAATCCATAATGGTCGAATTGTGCTTGTTCTCTTAAAAGCACATATATGGGTGTGACTTATGCAACAAATATGTGACATGGACACGACAATAGACCATTATTTTTTAATCTACATAGGGACATGGCAATGACACATGTGAAGAAAATATGTATCATTTTTACTCAAGGAAATTCGAAGTGAATGAACTTATGCATGTATGTACttaaaaaattagtttgatGTATTTCGgtctaaaatattattattttcattatatGTGCATACTTAATATTACTTAGCAAGTGTCCGATGCATAAATGTTCCATGCACGTCTAACAAATGCTTAACCTACTTTGACTTTGTATAACTAGTGTCTAACACATCTATTCCACTAACAAGTGTATGATACATGTCCGACAAAACTAAAGTGTCTGTTTCTCTTAGCTCCTACTTCATGATGAGGGTAAAGTAACTAAGTGCTCTTGGTTGTAGCAATGATAAATGAAACTAATCTTAATGCCCATTGGTCATCATTCTTCACGTTCTTGACTTGTAGGGCATCAATGTATCATCACAGAGGCAGTAATTCTCAAGTTGGAAATTTCCTTTCAAGAAAATTACTCATATATACACCAATGAGAGTGGAACTTGTttgtaatattatttttttataacaaCAGACGACTTTCATTACTTTCATTAAAcaagaatgaaagaatacacAAGTGCACAAAAAACAAGCccacaaaaaaaagaataccaCTACAAGAAGAGATTCCAACTAAACAAAATCCAATCCATCGGTTATTTACAAAAAGCCTTCGATTTTGAAGCCCAAAGCCCAATGAGAGACATGAAGATGGACATGCAACCACAAGTCTCCACTCACCCTCTTGACCCCCCTAAATGTCCTACTATTCCTTTAACCCTACAACAGCAGATACACTAACACTCCAATATTATTGTGCCTGATTCTTTGCCTTCATATTCTCCACTTCGTCATTTTTTGTAAGAAACTCCCATTGAGAATAATGAAAGAATACACAGGCATAAAAGAGACAAGCCCATTAAAGGAGTCATCTGCTATCTATATAGGAAAGGACCTCGATCCAAAAGAACGCTACCAGAATTAATATTTACAAAAAGTTTAGTCAACTAATGCccataaaaatatattaaatctCACAACCCCCCAACTCCTCCAAAGTTCTCCACTCGTTTAAAAATGCTCGTTTCCTCCTGAGCCACTCTccaaaagaaagtgaaaaaagaaaaaaaaaaaaggcatacCATAGGAGTCCCTTTATCCCAAAGTGGAAAGATCATCAGTATCTCCTTAATCCTAGAATGATAGAGGACAAGACCTATTGTGTACCGCAACTACAAACAACCTGAGGCACATCGACTCCAAGGGGAGCAACAAGAACCCCACAAAATATAATCAAGATCTTCCTTCTACTTTGTGATCTTCGATGAAGTAGTATTAAAATGTTCCAAGTGGTTACCTAATCTGAAGTTTGAATtatgaatttttgtttttaaaatggATCAAAAGGGACTATATTCTTCTCATCACAGCATAAGGACATCTTTTGCACTTTTTTTTCTGTTGATAACATTATTTCTTATtcacaaataaataaacaaaaattagaCTTCTTCCTTGCTTGGACTAATGTCTCATGATATGATTCCTTATTGAAAGATTGACCAAATGGATTTTATAATAGGACGTGGCTCATACCTACATTAATCTAAAAGAAATGTTGTGACATGACAAGCCTAGAAATTTTATTGCATGATCTATTGTAGGAATTCATGGTATTAGAAATGAAATAAACTTCTGTGGCCTTGTAGTGATGCTCTCATCACTAAAAGTAATTACAATATATTTTACTAATCTCAATTGGAAGGCTTTGTTTTGTAATAACTCTTTGGAGAAGGGTTGCTTCTTCTCGAACACCCCAGTTTTTGTCCTTTTTTGTTCTTTGGTAATAgtatcttcctttttttttcctgaaaAAGAAACAAGACTTTTCATTGTTAATAGTATTGTCCATTATTAAAATGAATAACCAATTATCATTTGTGGTcttgtaatattattattactgtaGCATTTTAGTTCTCTGCAATTTTGGGATGTTATAGTAATAATTGAGATCATTCTATTGATAAGTAATTTTTTCTGTCTATTCTTTAAACTAAATATGCCACCTGTACATGATTGCTATGAGCTAAATTCTGTTTGTAACACAGTTCACTTCTGGGCACCAACCTTTAAGTGGGGTATCAGTATAGCCAATATTGCTGATTTCTCTAAGCCACCAGAAAAAATTTCTTATCCTCAACAGATAGGTATGTGTGTAATCTGTGACATTGGATGTTCAaagggataaaaaaaaaaaagtcattcagGCCATGAAAACTTTGTACCTTTTCGGTTTTTCTATCACCTAAATCTTTTCTCATGTGCACTCGTATTGCAATTTTGAAGAAagattaataatttaatatattttccTTTCTGTCATAGTTTGACTTTTGAGTCAGAACAGTTACTTTATTGACTTTGTTTTCCTCACATCGTATGCATCCAGCTGTTACAGCCACTGGAATTATCTGGTCACGTTACAGCACTGTGATCACACCGGTAAGTTAAATAAATGATTTGATGAATGAACTTGGAAACATAAACTTAAAGTGATACTAATACAACCATATGAATGACCCATATTTTGTACAGTATAAATATTATGAAGATTGTTGGTCTCTCAACTCATGTTGGttcaatatttttatttcatttactttttttaggaTTAGAAATTATGATAGTTTTTCTATCCTGCATAAGCTAAATGTTCTTAGAAGTGACTTTTGTACCATATGATTAGACCTTGTCTTAGTCTTTTAACAAGGAACCACATAAGAAAGGGTGCAACCCCTGCTGCACTAAGTAGAGGAGGCATAGATTCATGTGGAAACATTGAGAGTTTTCCACCAACTTGGAGAATGAAAGGATAGCTAGACAAAAGATGGTCATCACTTTCACGTCTGTATTTCTGAAGGATGCTTTTCGTAATTAATTACGAATTGGGTTGGACTTCTTGGAGTTTTACTTTCGAAATACATGTGGttgattttatatttgattCTTGGTGTGAACATGTGATTGTAGTATTATTTATCACTAATTTATGGTAGTTATGTCTCATGTtaggaaaaaatatatatcaccTTCAAGGATTCATGTGGAACTCTGAATCAACCCTTTTTAAGGATGATAAAGCTTTGCTTCAAATGAAATATCAGAGGACTCTGTAGGGATATTGAAAaatggaggaaaaaaaaaactcttttcaATTGAAAATTGGGCAGTAGAGAAGCATAGTAGATCCGTATCTACCACCGATTATGGGGGCTAGGCTAAGTTGAGATTTGGACCTGCCTTCAGAGTCTGGGACTTTTGGATGTTTCGAAGCCATTGGTTATCATTTTGGTAGTCCAACCAGAATTTCTTCTAAAATCCTAAATAGCTTGGATTATAGTTCAGCAAATTGTAGCTAGAGGAAATGTTTGTGGTTTCAATTTAACTTCAATTGAAATTACAAAGGGACATTCTGGAAGCACTTTTGTTCAAACTAGGGGTTGAAGGAGAAATTTTAGACCAACCACAAATTGTCACGTCATTTCTCAAATTAATAGCAAAATtgcaaataattaaatttaaaaccaACTAAAGGTTGACATGTGTCcgaaattgaaattgaagacGTACTGTTGGATTAAGTAAAATTAACTTGgtcaaatttgatatttttgtttttgctaAAGTCCAGTTGAGCGCAAAAATAGGCCTAATTAAGCAAGCTCAAATGTTAAATAAGTCCCAAATCTAATTAGTTGGGCCCAAGGAGTTAGGTCCATGGACCTACCAAGCCCAAGCCCACCGAAGaattctataaatagaggagttctcttcatttacGAGGTTCAATTTAGTCTAGAAAGCCCAGAGAGAATTCTTTCAATAGCAAGAAGACTTCGTAATTTTTGAAGGCTAAACTTCAAGTTCTTTGGGGATGCAAATATTTCTCAAAGACtgcaacttcaagaacatcaagTACTATGCTTCTTTACATCAAGTATACGCATTCAACCGAGAGAGAATTAGAGCATCTAGTATTAGAGATTTAACCACattgcatcaaatcaacataaacaCACTAATAAGTTTAACGTCACAAAAAGAAACCTTGTACAAACACTAGGGTCTATGATGTGCCTTCATTTTAGCCCTTATCTTCCAACTTCTCCTATAGGATGCAAAGAAGGAATCCCTCTTTAGTTCTTGGTCCCTCGGTGTGTTCTTTGTGTAGGTGCAGTCAGGAAACCCCTGAACATTTGTTCCTGTGTTGTTCTTTTGCTAGCTGTGGGTGGTGCAAGTTGCTGGCTTTCTTTAATTTACCTATTTGCCCCCTTGGTCAGGTTGATGATTGGTTATTGGAAACTTTGGGTGGTTGGAGTTGAAGAGGAAATTTTCGGGTTTTCTTGAAGTTTGCCTTAGAGTTCTCTTGTGGTGTTTGTGGTTGGAAAGAAATAGAAGGATTTTTTAAGTGAGTCCTCTTTTTTTGAAGTGTTTTAGGATTTACCGCTTAATACTTCATGGTAGTGCTATCTGTAAGTAGCTCTTTGGGTGGGGGTTTCCTCTTCCCCAGCACTTGGGCTGTTCCCTTCCTTTTTGTTTAATGCAGTAAAAAaagctttaaaaaaaattaaacaaggtTGATAATTCTTTGGACCTCCTTTGATACAAAACAGTTCCAGAAGATGAGAAGTTGGACATTTCTCCCTTTTTACCCTCGGCCGAAGGTCAACTAGATCCAATACGATTAAATGATCATGAACTCTCTCAATTGTGAATGGGCAGATATTCATAGTTTTATTGTTCAGAAGTTGGAATTTGAGAAGAATTAAGGTGTTTGTTTAAACAATTATGTGAAGGATAAGGTGGCTTTGATAGGCCCAACAAGAAAGTCCTCCCAAGTGTTTGGAGATTAATAATTTGTTcacttattcttttttctacaCACAGTAAAATGGTATTGTGAACTCCACATTCTCCGTTGAGTTCTTTACCTAGAGAAAAGGAGTCTTCAGCATTTATGGAAAATCCCGAAAAAGATTTATGTATCTTTGAATTCAAACCTTTTAAGCAAAAATGATTCTCTCTTTTGTTTTCTACCTTATCCTTTTGTGTTATTAATTAGACTAAAGAAATTGGAAGAAATTCTAGCATGATTGGGGTTGAGGATTCAGATATGAAGTATATTATTGGTATGAGTGGTTTGAAATTAATGGTTTCCTCTTGGAAATGAAATTGATGTTATATTGCAGTATTTTGGGTCGAAAGTAAGCAAGACTTCTCGGGCTCAGAATAATTTTTGCCTTTTCTTGGTGTTTCCTCTCCATTCATTTTGAAGCTTTTAATGTGCTAGTCTTCAGCTGAATTTGAGCTTCTTAGTGAAAGAACATTATTTTTGCTTTGTAATTAGTTCTCTTTTATTGGCTTGAGATCTAGAGGATTTTGTTCAGCTTGtttataatgttattttgtttATCTTTTAGTCATTTTAGTCTTTTTTGCTCCTAGTGTTCGGCTTGAGATCTAGAACATTATTTTTGCTTTGTAATTAGTTCTCTTTTACCTTGAGCACTAgtctcatttattattattaataaagagaaTAAAGAGGTCTGTTTCCTATTAAAAAAAAGTGTGGTGCACCCTCCATATTATTTGATGGGCATGGCTAACTGCTATTGAGATACTGTGGGGGTAACGAGCTTAAAGGAACTAAGTAGGGCTCATAGCAACGGCTGGAGTATCCTTCATTTGATAGTGAGAGCTCTTAGTTGGGGATGAAGGATCAAGATCAGAAGGAAATATAATATTAGGGTCTCAAAAGTGTGATGGTGGTAGTTTATCATTCGGTTGTACAAAGAAAGAGATCAGGGCACGTTGATTGGACAACTCGCAAGATGGAGAACAAACTTCTGTTTGGCGCAAGTTCTTCAACAAAATGCCCTGTGATTTGAAAATGAGTATAGGGTTATGAACGTAGGCATGTAAGCAATGGAGTACTTGTCCTGGAAAAGGGTCAATGTTTACTTTGTTGGCCGAAGTTTATAGTGGATGGGATGAATGAGTTTTCCTTCATTATGATGATAACTTCAACCATATCAAGGAGAGATGATGGTTTTTTTGTTCTTTGCAATTTCACAAATCCATCCACAAGCGCCTCCAATCAACTAAAATATATCAAGACTCCATTTTGTCCTGAAGAAGGGGTCTGATGTTCCTTTGGGTGGCCAGGGTGATTACTTAATGCATTTCTGTAGGGTTCTTTGTTGGAAGTTAAGTGGGAAGGGACATTAATGGAGGTGGGTGTAGTGGTTGGTGGGAAGTCTATAAAAAGATTCCAACCTTTCTGTTTTCACCGCTAGGGCAAATCAACTTTGTGCATCAACCATTTTCTTCCAGCTTAGCAATCTCTGCACAGTGCTCCATTCTGCTTGATAACTTCTCAACCCACATGCCATCCTTTGTTCTTTAAAGAGTTTTTGAATGATTGGGGACTCCATTAGACTATTGAGGGTAGATAAAAGCTAGGCTAAAAACTCCACTGTGAATATAGGAGAAAGAGCGGTGTCTTTGGTGTTCGGTGACTAACTCTGCTTCCTTTTCAAGCTTGGTCAGTGTCAATGgaaatttctttcttcttgaaTGGAAGAATTTGATGGGGGGTCAATGGCCATTGAAGAGCGACCATAGGAGGTTATTTCCTGGTCCCCGTTGGCCAGAGTGGGTTCTTGGTTAGGTAGGGTCATCGATGGAGAGAGAGGTCTTCAATATTATGTTGACTTTGACAGTGGTGTGAAAGACATATATAAACTATAAATAATGAGATTAAAAGTCTATTGATGGTGAGCTCTTATTTTATCCCTGTACGTACAGATTAACTAATAGGATTAAACTTTATCTTAGCGGCTACACTTTCTAGCTCTGAATATCTTTTTCGTTTCTGGAAAATGCAGAAGAACTGGAACCTTTTTAGTGTCAACATTGCAATGGCAGGGACTGGCATCTACCAATTGACAAGAAAAATACAGTAAGTCATCACTCACTTCTTCAGGCTCATGAAGAAAAAGATTTCTCAGCATGGTTCTAGTGGGTCAAGGGGATTTTGTTGTGATCTAAAATTAGTAATAAGTACAAGCTTTatgttttaacatttttaaCGTGGAGCCTAATTTTCATGTTAATATGCTATTTGCATTTTTCAACTTTATTTAATCTTTTTGCATCAATCATGTGCATCTTTGCAACTAGTTTtagaatataattttgaatatcAAGTCCGCAAAACTTTTTAAATCTAAGATGTAAAAGGAAGAACCCTCCTAACAGACTTGTTGGTCTCCATGCGATTTTGTTTCATGGCAACTAATCACTTTCATCTTCATTGAGGCAAATTTTATGCTTGATGGAAATTAGAGTTCAATTGTATTTATGTTTTCTTGAATGTGAACCTTAACTCACAAAATA comes from Cucumis melo cultivar AY chromosome 12, USDA_Cmelo_AY_1.0, whole genome shotgun sequence and encodes:
- the LOC103498223 gene encoding mitochondrial pyruvate carrier 4 is translated as MAASKLQALWNHPAGPKTIHFWAPTFKWGISIANIADFSKPPEKISYPQQIAVTATGIIWSRYSTVITPKNWNLFSVNIAMAGTGIYQLTRKIQHDYFSKEEVAAAKE